The Marinitoga sp. 38H-ov genome includes a region encoding these proteins:
- a CDS encoding SPASM domain-containing protein, whose product MGIVSIDIDGKMYPCQRFTGEKDYELGEVGMQWEEFINYKKEFYKKVVKKIEEDCGLCELRNICDGGCPYELLTKSKSRSISCALTKIGVEKLKVGR is encoded by the coding sequence TTGGGAATAGTATCAATAGATATAGATGGAAAAATGTACCCATGCCAGAGATTCACAGGTGAAAAAGACTATGAACTTGGAGAAGTGGGGATGCAATGGGAAGAATTTATTAACTATAAAAAGGAATTTTATAAGAAAGTAGTTAAAAAAATAGAAGAAGATTGCGGTTTATGCGAATTGAGAAATATATGCGATGGTGGATGCCCATATGAATTATTAACAAAAAGCAAAAGCCGAAGTATTTCTTGCGCCCTAACAAAAATAGGAGTAGAAAAATTAAAAGTAGGGAGATGA
- a CDS encoding 4Fe-4S cluster-binding domain-containing protein — protein sequence MKYKLYQNNKRKYLFDLDSVTLVKLDEIAYSHLTENKKNKDVEKDIKTLKNIINKKIKESEKFYNSDIIFEPSNIILNITKAFNLECIYCYAHKEKPESMNMKLIKESLEYIFSNTKKKKITITFFGGEPLLEFKKIKESVALSKKLGKKYNKKIG from the coding sequence ATGAAATATAAACTCTATCAAAATAATAAAAGAAAGTATCTATTTGACCTTGATAGTGTAACATTAGTCAAACTAGATGAAATAGCCTATTCACATCTTACAGAAAATAAAAAAAATAAAGATGTTGAAAAAGATATAAAAACATTAAAAAATATAATCAATAAAAAAATAAAAGAAAGCGAAAAATTCTATAATTCAGACATAATATTTGAACCATCAAATATTATATTAAATATAACAAAAGCATTTAATCTTGAATGTATATACTGCTATGCTCATAAAGAGAAACCAGAAAGTATGAATATGAAATTGATAAAAGAAAGTTTAGAATATATATTTTCAAATACAAAAAAGAAAAAAATAACAATAACGTTTTTTGGCGGAGAACCATTACTTGAATTCAAAAAAATAAAAGAAAGCGTGGCATTATCAAAAAAATTAGGAAAGAAATATAACAAAAAGATTGGATAG
- a CDS encoding ABC transporter ATP-binding protein, producing MFLYLEDIWFKYDKEYILKGIDFQIKKGETVAIVGESGSGKSTILRIIAGFEKPQKGIVRLEDKVLTSKKHFVLPEKRNIGFVFQDYALFPHMTVKENIEFAKKGKTQEMLKLVNLEGYENRYPYELSGGQQQRLALARTLATNPRLLLLDEPFSNLDEILKDKIRNDLKEILYEAGITTILVTHDRNDALALADRIIIIENGKITFTGIPEEIYT from the coding sequence ATGTTTTTATATCTAGAAGATATTTGGTTTAAATACGATAAAGAATATATATTAAAAGGAATTGATTTCCAAATAAAAAAAGGTGAAACTGTAGCTATAGTAGGAGAAAGCGGAAGTGGTAAAAGTACTATTTTAAGAATAATTGCGGGGTTTGAAAAACCACAAAAAGGAATTGTTAGATTAGAAGATAAAGTATTGACTTCTAAAAAACATTTTGTATTGCCTGAAAAAAGAAATATAGGTTTTGTTTTTCAGGATTATGCTTTATTTCCTCATATGACAGTAAAAGAAAATATAGAATTTGCAAAAAAAGGTAAAACGCAAGAAATGTTGAAATTAGTAAATTTGGAAGGATATGAAAATAGATATCCATATGAATTAAGTGGTGGTCAACAACAAAGACTAGCTCTTGCGAGAACTCTTGCTACTAATCCGAGGCTACTATTGTTGGACGAACCATTTAGTAATTTAGATGAAATACTAAAAGATAAAATAAGAAATGATTTAAAAGAAATATTATATGAAGCAGGAATTACTACTATTTTAGTTACGCATGATAGGAACGACGCTCTCGCTTTGGCAGATAGAATTATCATTATAGAAAATGGAAAAATAACATTCACTGGCATTCCCGAAGAAATATATACATAA
- a CDS encoding iron ABC transporter permease: MKKTTFLLVLIISIPIFIVLYNLILPSNQNWKHIYDYLLKDYVINSLKLIFGTAILSSILGVLSAWFVSYYEFPYRKAIEWALVLPLTIPPFIGAYVYAGMLSYTGTIQTFLMKYTEFKGKSYLLDIMSIPGAVFIFSIFLFPYIYLTVKSFFSKQITGIIEASQSLGKNILTTFFKIILPLARPAIVGGTSLVLMEVLNDYGVVKYFGIPTFSTGIFKAWFSLGDINTAIKLSAVMLLFVFIILSLEKYLRQNRSYFTKNKKPIKRRSLKGIQLFFVMSFYVIVILLSFLLPVMQLIQWSIFSYKNTNIKFLELTFNSLFISFISAILIIITALIISDTIRFSRKNSKILSKLATMGYSIPGAVIAVGVIVFFINLDKSLYPLYNLLGLRTKLLLSSSILMLIYAYIVRFLNIAYSPIDANFEKNGKSYHEASRSLGKSFFYTFLKVDVPMIKPAIISAFIFSFIEIIKELPLTLILRPFNFDTLATKVFEYANDEMIHEASVASLTIIIIIFIFIMILRKITGDDK, translated from the coding sequence ATGAAAAAGACAACGTTTCTTTTAGTTTTGATTATTTCTATACCAATATTTATAGTCTTATATAATTTAATTTTGCCTTCTAATCAAAACTGGAAACATATATATGATTATTTATTAAAAGATTATGTTATTAATTCTTTGAAATTAATATTTGGAACAGCTATACTTTCATCTATATTAGGTGTATTAAGTGCTTGGTTTGTTAGTTATTATGAGTTTCCATATAGAAAAGCAATTGAATGGGCATTAGTTTTACCATTAACAATACCACCTTTTATAGGAGCATATGTATATGCAGGTATGTTAAGTTATACAGGTACTATACAAACCTTTTTAATGAAATATACTGAATTTAAAGGTAAGTCATATTTATTAGATATAATGTCAATTCCAGGTGCAGTATTTATATTCTCAATATTCTTATTCCCATATATATATTTAACAGTAAAATCTTTTTTTTCAAAGCAAATTACAGGGATTATTGAAGCATCTCAATCTTTAGGTAAAAACATTCTAACAACATTTTTTAAAATAATTCTTCCCTTGGCTAGACCCGCTATTGTTGGCGGGACTAGCCTTGTACTTATGGAAGTTTTAAATGATTATGGTGTTGTAAAGTATTTTGGTATACCAACATTTAGTACAGGTATTTTTAAAGCATGGTTTTCATTAGGAGATATTAATACGGCTATTAAATTATCGGCTGTAATGTTATTATTTGTCTTTATAATATTATCTTTAGAAAAATATTTAAGGCAAAATAGATCGTATTTTACTAAAAATAAGAAACCTATAAAAAGAAGGAGTTTGAAAGGAATACAGTTGTTTTTTGTAATGTCTTTTTATGTTATTGTAATATTATTATCTTTTTTATTACCAGTAATGCAATTAATACAATGGAGTATATTTTCATATAAAAATACAAATATAAAATTTTTAGAATTAACTTTTAATTCCTTATTTATTTCTTTTATTAGTGCAATATTAATAATAATTACAGCTTTAATTATTTCTGATACTATAAGATTTAGCAGAAAAAACTCAAAGATATTATCAAAATTAGCAACTATGGGATATTCAATACCAGGAGCAGTAATTGCAGTAGGTGTTATAGTATTTTTTATAAACTTAGATAAAAGTTTATACCCATTATATAATCTATTAGGATTAAGAACAAAATTATTATTATCTTCTTCGATATTAATGTTAATATATGCATATATTGTTAGATTTTTAAATATTGCATATAGTCCAATAGATGCAAATTTTGAAAAAAATGGTAAAAGTTATCATGAAGCTTCAAGAAGTTTAGGAAAATCTTTTTTCTATACATTTTTAAAAGTAGATGTTCCTATGATTAAACCTGCTATTATTAGTGCATTCATTTTTTCTTTTATTGAGATAATAAAAGAATTACCTTTAACGCTTATACTTAGACCATTTAATTTTGATACATTAGCTACAAAAGTATTTGAATATGCAAATGATGAAATGATACATGAAGCTTCAGTCGCTTCATTAACAATAATAATTATCATATTTATATTTATTATGATTTTGCGAAAGATAACAGGAGATGATAAATAA
- a CDS encoding Fe(3+) ABC transporter substrate-binding protein encodes MKKFAVIITLVLVSLNIFAGMFGYGQGGEVNVYTSRHYDTDQKLYDEFTKVTGIKVNVIKAGEDELIERIKNEGEDTNADLFITADVGRLHRAKTMGLLQPVATDILVKNIPNKLRDRDNYWYALTMRARVLAYAPERVDISKIKTYGDLINPEWKGRILIRSSSNIYNQSLVASFIAIYGEEWAYNWAKGIVANMAREPQGNDRAQVIGVAAGEGDIAVINTYYMGKMLNSSDPQQIEAAKKVKLHFPEKTHINVSGAGVVKYAKNKENAIKLLEFLTSKDAQELYAEANYEYPANPEVEPSEFLKSFGSFEPQGIDLTLLGEYNSKAVEIMDKAGWK; translated from the coding sequence ATGAAAAAGTTTGCCGTTATTATTACTTTAGTATTAGTTTCATTAAATATCTTTGCAGGTATGTTTGGGTATGGTCAAGGTGGAGAAGTAAATGTATATACTAGTAGACATTATGATACTGATCAAAAGTTATATGATGAATTTACAAAGGTTACTGGAATCAAAGTTAATGTAATTAAAGCTGGAGAAGATGAATTAATAGAGAGAATAAAAAATGAAGGAGAGGATACAAACGCAGATTTATTTATTACTGCAGATGTTGGTAGATTACATAGAGCAAAAACAATGGGATTATTACAACCTGTAGCAACAGATATATTGGTTAAAAACATTCCTAATAAATTAAGAGATAGAGATAATTATTGGTATGCATTAACAATGCGCGCGAGAGTATTAGCATATGCACCAGAAAGAGTAGATATTTCTAAAATAAAAACATATGGTGACTTAATAAATCCTGAATGGAAAGGAAGAATATTAATTAGATCTTCTTCAAATATATACAATCAATCTTTAGTAGCTTCTTTCATTGCTATATATGGTGAAGAATGGGCATATAATTGGGCTAAAGGAATTGTAGCAAATATGGCTAGAGAGCCACAAGGAAATGATAGGGCTCAAGTAATTGGTGTTGCAGCAGGTGAAGGAGATATTGCCGTTATAAATACATATTATATGGGTAAAATGTTAAATTCTTCTGATCCTCAGCAAATAGAAGCTGCTAAAAAAGTTAAATTACACTTTCCAGAAAAAACACATATAAATGTTAGTGGGGCTGGAGTAGTAAAGTATGCAAAAAATAAAGAAAATGCTATTAAATTATTGGAATTTTTAACAAGTAAAGATGCACAAGAATTATATGCTGAAGCAAATTATGAATATCCTGCAAATCCTGAGGTAGAACCATCAGAATTTTTAAAATCATTTGGTAGTTTTGAGCCACAAGGTATAGATTTGACATTATTAGGTGAGTATAATTCAAAAGCTGTTGAAATAATGGATAAAGCAGGATGGAAATAA
- a CDS encoding ATP-binding protein → MLIIDEIGYLPIDTDALFFQLISKRYEKHSTIITTNMPL, encoded by the coding sequence GTGTTAATAATTGATGAAATAGGATATTTACCAATTGATACAGATGCATTATTTTTCCAATTAATATCAAAAAGATACGAAAAGCACAGTACAATAATAACAACAAATATGCCTTTATAA
- a CDS encoding ATP-binding protein: MDKYLDLINIGEKSVIDALYELSELEVKAKEKRAMNACVKVANFPLRIEDFDFEFQPGINKQEILDLKSLRFVENNENILFVGAPGVGKTHLAVSIGIECAKHRYSTYFIHFQDLMSQLKKAHKENRLETGILQNTKC; this comes from the coding sequence ATAGATAAATATTTAGATTTAATAAATATTGGAGAAAAAAGTGTAATAGATGCATTATATGAATTAAGCGAATTAGAAGTAAAAGCTAAAGAAAAAAGAGCAATGAATGCATGTGTAAAAGTAGCAAATTTTCCATTAAGAATAGAAGATTTTGATTTTGAATTTCAACCAGGAATAAACAAACAAGAAATATTAGACTTAAAAAGCTTAAGATTTGTAGAAAATAATGAAAATATATTATTTGTAGGAGCTCCAGGAGTTGGCAAGACACATCTTGCCGTCTCCATAGGAATTGAATGTGCAAAACATAGATATTCAACATATTTTATTCATTTTCAAGATTTAATGTCACAACTGAAAAAAGCTCACAAAGAAAACAGATTAGAAACTGGTATTTTGCAAAATACAAAGTGTTAA
- a CDS encoding M3 family oligoendopeptidase, with protein MKWDLSFFYDSPEDIQIKKDFESAVINAKNLKEKYYNVLSSDDLTAKDIRNFFADLEKVIEKPYFAIQYAHLLYAENTQNKEAQKLVAMGQDYLTKGEIELSFWRPVLLSHPIEKLEKWKNSEELKDYKHVMEKLIKEKPHVLSEDAEMVLSALQPAGREAFDLLYEKLTSSYNFEIEIDGEVKKMTGPQIRALRQSPNKELRRKAMKMFFERYSEDKIVLESTFNSVAKYYDTESKLRKYPKPISMRNMANEVNDEIVDMVIEVTTEQTPMVHRYYKWKEKYLGHELTLADIYAPLDPVKKDISFEKAKEMVLESYYEFDKEIGDIVKSFFDENRIHSEIVPGKRGGAFCSYNIPNYKPFILMNYTGNMRDVMTLAHELGHGVHGTLSSKQTLLNYHTPLTMAEVASVFGEMLVMDKLLKELEEDERKMFIASKIEDMFATMFRQNMFARFEIQSHQMIDENGMATWEELSNLYEKELKIMFGDSVKITEEYKYEWSSIPHMIGVPFYVYAYNFANLLVIALYEKYLEEGKSFVPKYKELLSSGGNDAPEVLLSKLGIDITKREFWEKGFKFVERELINKL; from the coding sequence ATGAAATGGGATTTATCTTTTTTTTATGATTCTCCAGAAGATATACAAATAAAAAAGGATTTTGAAAGTGCAGTAATTAATGCAAAAAATTTAAAGGAAAAATATTATAATGTACTCTCTTCAGATGATTTGACTGCAAAAGATATAAGAAATTTTTTTGCAGATTTAGAAAAGGTTATTGAAAAGCCTTATTTTGCAATACAATATGCACATTTGTTATATGCTGAAAATACACAAAATAAAGAAGCACAAAAACTTGTTGCTATGGGGCAAGATTATTTAACTAAAGGGGAAATAGAATTATCTTTTTGGAGACCTGTTTTACTCAGTCATCCAATAGAAAAGTTAGAGAAATGGAAGAACTCTGAAGAATTAAAAGATTATAAGCATGTTATGGAAAAATTAATAAAAGAAAAACCTCATGTATTAAGTGAAGATGCTGAAATGGTATTATCTGCATTACAACCAGCAGGGAGAGAAGCATTTGATTTATTATATGAAAAATTGACTTCTTCATATAATTTTGAAATAGAAATTGATGGTGAAGTTAAAAAAATGACAGGACCACAAATTAGAGCTTTAAGACAAAGTCCTAATAAGGAATTAAGAAGAAAAGCTATGAAAATGTTTTTTGAAAGATATAGTGAGGATAAAATTGTATTAGAAAGTACATTTAATTCTGTTGCAAAATATTATGATACTGAAAGCAAATTAAGGAAATATCCAAAGCCTATTTCAATGAGAAATATGGCAAATGAAGTAAATGATGAAATTGTTGATATGGTTATAGAGGTAACAACAGAACAAACACCTATGGTTCATAGATATTATAAGTGGAAAGAAAAATATTTAGGACATGAATTAACTTTAGCTGATATTTATGCACCATTAGATCCAGTAAAAAAAGATATCTCATTTGAAAAAGCTAAAGAAATGGTATTAGAATCATATTATGAATTTGACAAGGAAATTGGAGATATAGTGAAATCATTCTTTGATGAAAATAGAATACATTCAGAAATTGTACCTGGTAAAAGAGGTGGAGCGTTCTGTTCATATAATATACCAAATTATAAGCCATTTATTTTAATGAATTATACTGGTAATATGAGAGATGTTATGACTTTAGCTCATGAGTTAGGACATGGAGTTCATGGAACATTATCTTCAAAACAAACTCTTTTGAATTATCATACACCATTAACTATGGCAGAAGTTGCATCTGTTTTTGGTGAAATGTTAGTAATGGATAAATTATTAAAAGAATTAGAAGAAGACGAAAGAAAAATGTTTATTGCCTCAAAAATAGAAGATATGTTTGCAACTATGTTTAGACAAAATATGTTTGCAAGATTTGAAATTCAATCACATCAAATGATTGATGAAAATGGTATGGCTACATGGGAGGAATTATCCAATCTATATGAAAAAGAATTAAAAATCATGTTTGGAGATTCTGTAAAAATTACAGAAGAATACAAATATGAGTGGAGTTCTATTCCACATATGATAGGCGTTCCTTTCTATGTATATGCATATAATTTCGCTAATTTATTAGTAATTGCATTATATGAAAAGTATTTAGAAGAAGGAAAATCTTTTGTACCAAAATATAAAGAATTGTTATCAAGTGGTGGTAATGATGCTCCAGAAGTATTATTGTCCAAATTAGGTATTGATATAACAAAAAGAGAATTTTGGGAAAAAGGATTTAAATTTGTAGAAAGAGAATTAATTAATAAATTATAA
- a CDS encoding metallophosphoesterase, giving the protein MLDIVAVSDEERVYISNKIKNCDILLGCGDLSPGYLDFLMNILKPKISLMIYGNHDKKYFKNLYNVELTGFSKTYKGLEIIHQDIINLKNKLNINKNVYISGFSGAYSYGKKPFHFSEKDAKIFKRILGRKKAFKLIKDIDIIITHSPPGLENLFEKDISAFHKGSSIMANIYMKYFPKIWFYGHIHPRYTDQILNFRIHYKNKISYLLNSVPYKYVRYDEEKKEVVEIIGEEKKIKFKDIYF; this is encoded by the coding sequence ATGCTAGATATAGTTGCAGTATCAGATGAAGAACGAGTTTATATATCAAATAAAATAAAAAATTGTGATATTTTATTAGGATGTGGAGATTTATCTCCAGGTTATCTTGATTTTTTAATGAATATATTAAAACCAAAAATAAGTTTAATGATATATGGCAATCATGATAAAAAATATTTTAAAAATTTGTACAATGTAGAGTTAACTGGTTTTTCAAAAACTTATAAAGGATTAGAAATTATACATCAGGATATTATAAATTTAAAAAATAAATTAAATATTAATAAAAACGTTTATATTAGTGGTTTTTCAGGAGCATATTCATATGGAAAAAAACCTTTTCATTTTTCTGAAAAGGATGCAAAAATATTTAAAAGAATATTAGGGCGCAAAAAGGCTTTTAAATTAATAAAAGATATTGATATTATTATTACTCATTCACCGCCTGGATTAGAAAATTTATTTGAAAAAGACATAAGCGCATTTCACAAAGGTTCTAGTATTATGGCTAATATTTATATGAAATATTTTCCTAAAATTTGGTTCTACGGTCACATACATCCCAGATATACAGATCAAATTCTTAATTTTAGAATTCATTATAAAAATAAAATATCTTATTTATTAAATTCAGTTCCATATAAATATGTTAGATATGATGAAGAAAAAAAAGAAGTTGTTGAAATTATAGGTGAAGAAAAAAAAATAAAATTTAAAGATATTTATTTTTAA
- a CDS encoding BMP family ABC transporter substrate-binding protein, with protein MKRYDSSKEYLNAKKRGERELDFWKNRGKDGYLADLESILKNVQIINEVNLGIIEVPLKNIKGTFYKSRRSAFSKNFMPLLEENTEFAIKWINLFEAQQEEGIRDAIIAYEFLNKFYVVEGNKRVSVLKYLDSPFIMANVRRLIPKYDEMDLNIRIYYEFLDFYEKTKINMIWFKREGGFKELEEILINYIEENMENPKEFFNFFEKFIYWNFRKIYHELNGEKLPITTGEAFLFYLKKYGIEKALLDKDLKLKVKEVIKELEEIYLEEKKNIFQEMLSPFIKSNSTQKLNIAFVYRNYIEESTWVKSHDLGRKYIEEIFGDKINTIYVENVSKDKSYDVIKELAEQNHDLIITTSVDYMNSTYKAAIDYPNTKFLNCAGYKSYRNLSVYFGRIYQPMFLTGIIAGAITKKNKIGYIAPYPMPLFIRTLNAFSLGVKTVNPHAKIIVKWTNCWINEDIESEKTLDLIKENIDVLASNMDSTIPQLIADKHKIYSIGYNVITQEETPDTYIASAYWKWGKIYSKIVKKLLNNEWEITTSKNLEDLKRYWYGMDSKVVKLYKNKNLIPGQTEKIVGVLKELLKKGTYDIFSGPIYDTNKNLIVDRNESLLDEDLLKMNWYLDNIEGDLQNVIFNTEK; from the coding sequence ATGAAAAGATATGATTCATCAAAAGAATATTTAAATGCTAAAAAAAGGGGAGAACGAGAATTAGATTTTTGGAAAAATAGAGGTAAAGATGGATATTTAGCCGATTTAGAAAGCATATTAAAAAATGTTCAAATAATAAATGAAGTTAATTTAGGAATTATAGAGGTTCCACTTAAAAATATAAAAGGTACATTTTACAAATCAAGAAGAAGTGCATTTTCAAAAAATTTCATGCCACTTTTAGAAGAAAATACAGAGTTTGCTATAAAATGGATTAATTTATTTGAAGCTCAACAAGAAGAAGGTATTAGAGATGCAATAATAGCTTATGAATTTTTAAATAAGTTTTACGTTGTAGAGGGTAATAAGAGAGTTAGCGTTTTAAAATACCTAGACTCTCCTTTTATTATGGCTAATGTTAGAAGGTTAATACCAAAATATGATGAAATGGATTTAAATATTAGAATATATTATGAATTTTTAGATTTCTATGAAAAAACTAAAATAAATATGATTTGGTTTAAGAGAGAAGGAGGGTTTAAAGAATTAGAAGAAATATTAATTAATTATATAGAAGAGAATATGGAAAATCCAAAAGAATTTTTCAATTTTTTTGAAAAGTTTATATATTGGAATTTTAGAAAAATATACCATGAATTAAATGGAGAAAAATTACCAATAACTACAGGGGAAGCCTTTCTATTTTATTTAAAAAAATATGGTATAGAGAAAGCATTATTAGATAAAGATTTAAAATTAAAAGTTAAAGAGGTTATAAAGGAATTAGAAGAAATTTATTTAGAAGAAAAGAAAAATATATTCCAAGAAATGTTATCCCCATTTATTAAATCAAATTCAACCCAAAAATTAAATATCGCATTTGTATATAGAAATTATATAGAAGAAAGCACCTGGGTAAAATCACATGATTTAGGAAGAAAATATATAGAAGAAATTTTTGGTGACAAAATAAACACTATTTATGTTGAAAATGTTTCTAAAGATAAATCATATGATGTGATAAAAGAATTAGCAGAACAAAATCATGATCTAATAATAACTACTAGTGTTGATTATATGAATAGCACTTATAAGGCTGCTATAGATTATCCAAATACTAAATTTTTAAATTGTGCAGGGTATAAAAGTTATAGGAATTTATCTGTATATTTTGGCAGAATATACCAACCAATGTTTTTAACAGGTATAATTGCTGGAGCAATCACGAAAAAAAATAAAATAGGATATATAGCTCCATATCCTATGCCATTATTTATAAGAACATTAAATGCTTTTTCTTTAGGCGTAAAAACGGTTAATCCACATGCTAAAATAATTGTAAAATGGACTAATTGTTGGATAAATGAAGATATAGAAAGTGAAAAAACATTAGATTTAATAAAAGAAAATATAGACGTATTAGCTTCAAATATGGATTCAACAATACCTCAATTAATAGCAGATAAACATAAAATTTATTCTATAGGATATAATGTAATAACCCAAGAAGAAACTCCAGATACTTATATTGCATCAGCTTACTGGAAATGGGGGAAAATATATAGTAAAATTGTTAAAAAGTTATTGAATAATGAATGGGAAATAACTACTTCAAAAAATCTCGAAGATTTAAAAAGATATTGGTATGGAATGGACAGTAAAGTTGTTAAATTATATAAAAATAAAAACCTAATCCCAGGTCAAACTGAAAAAATTGTCGGAGTATTAAAAGAACTATTAAAAAAAGGAACATATGATATATTTTCAGGCCCTATATATGATACAAATAAAAATCTAATTGTAGATAGAAATGAAAGTTTACTTGATGAAGACCTATTAAAAATGAATTGGTATCTTGATAATATAGAAGGTGATTTACAAAATGTTATTTTTAATACTGAAAAATAA